A part of Desulfuribacillus alkaliarsenatis genomic DNA contains:
- a CDS encoding sensor histidine kinase, translated as MADSNTKELQTGDVNLKVIDKVIKKTLGAIEQSKQQIYDIAEGAQKEMLKLKQELIKVHQEACEIVDKVDNLEKDYRRSRNHLAHVSKNFRNFSEQDIKKAYEDANHFQIELMLAREREQRLRQRRDELQIRLKNLGDTVAKAEQFVTQVGAVLGYLSGDLSNISDFLETAQQKQLMGIRVIQSQEEERKRVAREIHDGPAQLLANVVLRTEICERLLDRDLEKARQELKDLKDAVRNSLTEVRKIIFDLRPMALDDLGLVPTLRKYLTQFEERNQIATDIKIYGKEEKLEPAVVIAAFRIIQECLNNVAKHSMAKNASLKVEFRKDKLSGIVADDGMGFDLQEALKPSTESFGIIGIKERIELLQGSIEFDTAIGKGTKVFFNIPIHPIDEEMV; from the coding sequence GTGGCAGATTCTAATACGAAAGAGCTTCAAACTGGTGATGTTAATTTAAAAGTAATAGATAAGGTGATTAAGAAAACACTTGGGGCTATAGAACAAAGTAAGCAGCAGATTTACGATATTGCTGAAGGCGCACAAAAGGAAATGCTAAAGCTAAAGCAGGAGCTTATTAAGGTTCATCAAGAGGCTTGTGAAATTGTTGATAAAGTAGATAATTTAGAAAAGGACTATAGACGATCGCGAAATCACTTAGCCCATGTAAGTAAGAATTTTCGCAATTTTTCTGAGCAGGATATTAAGAAAGCTTATGAAGATGCAAATCATTTTCAAATTGAGCTGATGCTTGCCAGGGAACGGGAACAGCGTTTAAGACAACGTCGTGACGAGCTGCAAATAAGATTAAAGAATCTAGGTGATACAGTAGCAAAGGCAGAACAATTCGTGACACAGGTAGGTGCTGTATTAGGGTATCTATCAGGCGATTTATCCAATATAAGTGACTTTCTTGAGACAGCTCAGCAAAAGCAGCTTATGGGTATTCGCGTCATTCAATCACAAGAGGAAGAGCGCAAGCGTGTAGCGCGAGAGATTCACGATGGACCAGCCCAACTTCTAGCAAACGTTGTACTACGAACAGAAATATGTGAACGGTTATTAGACCGAGATTTAGAGAAAGCAAGGCAAGAGCTAAAGGATTTAAAAGATGCTGTTCGTAACAGTCTGACTGAGGTGCGTAAGATAATATTTGATCTACGACCAATGGCCTTAGACGATTTAGGACTTGTGCCGACTCTGCGAAAATACTTAACACAATTTGAAGAGCGGAATCAGATAGCTACTGATATTAAAATATACGGTAAGGAAGAAAAGCTCGAGCCAGCCGTCGTTATAGCTGCGTTTCGTATTATCCAGGAATGCCTTAATAACGTCGCTAAACACTCAATGGCTAAAAATGCGTCATTAAAAGTAGAGTTCCGTAAGGACAAACTTAGTGGCATTGTCGCTGACGATGGAATGGGTTTTGATTTACAGGAAGCCTTAAAACCATCTACTGAAAGCTTTGGTATTATTGGCATCAAGGAACGTATAGAGCTTTTACAGGGCTCAATTGAGTTTGACACTGCAATTGGGAAAGGAACCAAGGTATTCTTCAATATTCCTATACACCCAATAGATGAAGAAATGGTATAA